One Maribacter cobaltidurans genomic window carries:
- a CDS encoding DUF5606 family protein — translation MALEKILSVGGKPGLYKLITQTRTGFVAESLLDGKKISVGLRSNVSVLSEIAIYTLDEELPLREVFLKIQEKENGGKTSVGHKDEKIKLEEYFFEVLPNYDEDRVYVSDIKKIIQWYNILVEKDLADFSKEEAPKEEKETEEKK, via the coding sequence ATGGCTTTGGAGAAAATATTGTCGGTAGGTGGTAAACCTGGTTTGTACAAACTAATAACACAAACAAGGACTGGCTTTGTGGCAGAATCATTACTGGACGGTAAAAAAATCAGTGTGGGGTTACGTAGCAATGTGAGTGTACTTTCTGAAATTGCTATTTATACCTTGGACGAGGAATTACCTTTAAGGGAGGTCTTTTTGAAAATCCAGGAAAAGGAAAATGGCGGCAAAACATCCGTAGGCCATAAGGATGAAAAGATAAAATTGGAGGAGTATTTCTTTGAAGTGCTTCCCAATTATGATGAGGACAGGGTCTACGTAAGCGACATCAAAAAAATAATACAGTGGTACAATATTTTGGTCGAAAAGGACTTGGCGGATTTCTCCAAGGAAGAGGCTCCAAAAGAAGAGAAGGAAACCGAGGAGAAAAAGTAG